The Leptospira brenneri genome includes a window with the following:
- a CDS encoding FMN-binding glutamate synthase family protein, with amino-acid sequence MDAPLMDQILNWIETYPLSSTLVGLLLFLVLVFIRDITQKTHTIQRNFPIVGRLRYFLEMIGPELRQYWVAHDKEERPFDRTERSWIYATAKGQNNNFGFGTTEIQYEPGYPIIKHKAFPYPEAKAYIHNQDPSCIPCLKIIGPKRKFPYRPYSIINISAMSFGSLGKNAVMALNRGARDSGAYQNTGEGGLSHYHLEGADMVWQIGTGYFGARDKSGKFSLDVLKEKVGKNPCIKMIEIKLSQGAKPGKGGILPAKKVNAEIAAIRHVEEGKDCISPNSHSEFTSVKELVQFIERIATGTGLPVGIKSAVGEIEFWEELSQEMKQTSQGPDFITIDGGEGGTGAAPLTYADHVSLPFKIGFQRVYTLFQREGLSEQIVWIGSGKLGFPDRAVVAIAMGCDLINVAREAMLSIGCIQAQKCHTDHCPAGVATQNWWLQRGVDPEIKGKRAAKYIQGFRKELLSLAHSCGYEHPGQFTGKDVEISMGMNRYQTLEGLLGYKRDEVHFTKLQDYTIFPKRQA; translated from the coding sequence ATGGACGCACCTCTTATGGATCAGATACTCAATTGGATTGAAACCTATCCTCTGTCTTCCACACTCGTTGGACTTTTGTTGTTTCTAGTACTTGTCTTTATCCGAGACATTACACAAAAAACGCACACGATTCAGAGGAACTTCCCCATTGTCGGCCGGCTCCGTTATTTTTTAGAAATGATAGGGCCAGAACTCAGGCAGTATTGGGTGGCTCACGACAAAGAAGAACGTCCCTTTGACAGAACCGAAAGAAGTTGGATCTATGCAACGGCTAAAGGACAAAATAATAATTTTGGATTTGGAACGACAGAAATCCAATACGAACCTGGATATCCTATCATCAAACACAAAGCCTTTCCTTATCCAGAAGCTAAGGCCTATATCCACAACCAAGATCCAAGTTGTATTCCTTGTTTAAAGATCATTGGTCCCAAACGTAAATTCCCTTACAGGCCATATTCCATTATTAATATCTCTGCCATGTCATTTGGATCTCTCGGCAAAAATGCTGTGATGGCTCTCAACAGAGGAGCTAGAGATTCAGGCGCCTATCAAAACACAGGTGAAGGAGGCCTCAGTCATTACCATCTGGAAGGGGCAGACATGGTTTGGCAAATTGGAACTGGATACTTTGGGGCCAGAGACAAATCAGGAAAATTCAGTTTGGATGTCTTAAAAGAGAAAGTCGGAAAAAATCCTTGTATCAAAATGATTGAAATCAAACTTTCTCAAGGCGCCAAACCAGGGAAAGGCGGAATCCTTCCTGCAAAAAAAGTAAATGCAGAAATTGCAGCCATCCGTCATGTCGAAGAAGGAAAAGATTGTATCTCACCTAACTCCCATAGCGAGTTTACCAGTGTAAAAGAACTAGTTCAATTCATAGAAAGGATTGCTACCGGAACAGGGCTCCCTGTAGGAATCAAAAGTGCCGTTGGGGAAATTGAATTTTGGGAAGAATTATCACAAGAGATGAAACAAACTTCCCAAGGTCCCGATTTTATCACCATCGATGGAGGAGAAGGAGGCACAGGTGCTGCTCCCCTGACTTATGCGGACCACGTTTCCTTACCTTTTAAAATTGGATTCCAAAGAGTTTATACTCTATTTCAAAGAGAAGGATTGTCAGAACAGATTGTATGGATTGGATCAGGGAAACTGGGTTTTCCTGACAGAGCCGTCGTTGCCATTGCCATGGGTTGTGATCTCATCAACGTAGCCAGAGAAGCCATGTTATCCATTGGTTGTATCCAAGCCCAAAAATGCCATACAGACCATTGCCCGGCTGGGGTCGCGACCCAAAACTGGTGGTTACAAAGAGGTGTGGATCCAGAGATCAAAGGAAAACGTGCCGCCAAATACATCCAAGGATTCCGAAAGGAACTTCTGAGTTTAGCCCATTCTTGCGGATACGAACACCCGGGTCAATTCACAGGCAAAGATGTAGAAATCAGTATGGGGATGAATCGTTACCAAACCTTAGAAGGGTTACTCGGTTACAAACGAGACGAAGTGCATTTCACAAAACTTCAAGATTACACGATATTTCCGAAAAGACAAGCCTAA
- a CDS encoding response regulator, with amino-acid sequence MTPKICVIDDDQIYQFTTKKIISNAGIKGEVLIFSDAENALDFFHTEVQNKDKLPDIIFLDINMPLMDGWQFLDAFGKIHSQFPKSIEIFLVSSSVDIADTDRAAKIPIISGYIFKPFTKEKLLESISHVQS; translated from the coding sequence ATGACTCCCAAAATTTGTGTTATCGACGATGATCAGATCTATCAATTCACTACCAAAAAAATCATATCCAATGCAGGAATTAAAGGAGAGGTTTTGATTTTCTCAGATGCAGAAAATGCTCTGGATTTTTTTCATACAGAAGTTCAGAATAAAGACAAACTTCCTGATATTATTTTTTTAGATATCAATATGCCACTGATGGACGGTTGGCAATTTTTAGACGCATTTGGAAAGATCCACTCTCAGTTTCCCAAATCCATTGAAATTTTTTTAGTTAGTTCTTCTGTAGACATCGCTGACACAGACCGAGCGGCAAAAATTCCGATCATCTCAGGGTATATTTTCAAACCCTTTACCAAAGAAAAACTTTTGGAATCAATTTCTCACGTCCAATCTTAG
- a CDS encoding PAS domain-containing protein: protein MKISSVGLPDAEILHLVTAISRELVCLHEPDGTYIYVSPNSEKIIGYKSEELIGKNPYDYFHPDERRLIQERSHQPILRGEENIHSTFRFLHKDGNYIWLQSDNRLTIHPTTGAKYIHTSSRDISEKIDTEANLATAERRFNTMFHNSPIGLVLTGKNGYIDEANLAFADFLGYQIYEIIGKHFSDISSLDELEENLKFRDEVQKGIIDNYSIEKQYIHKSGNKVWAFITVTVLRDDKGHPIHYLAQIIDIDQRKKNEVVLQKRIGDLQSKSNSLFIQNKQHESYDQIIFHELQKSLNQLNHLLDSIKTSNQFPETKGWEADLLYAVQNLESLIAENKSILQMKSPDSYQCELVDISQTLKNALEQMEGRWKNEAIKVQTEFSKAPTAYLSKDFLEMVFLQLFDNSDRFTHPGRTQNISIESFSDGSQTAISYSDNGTGVDLDQYNDQFFNLNETFRRQMDGRGLGLFLIQSKIESVGGKVEMQSISGEGITFRMYFPNRSLGI, encoded by the coding sequence ATGAAGATTTCGTCTGTGGGACTTCCCGACGCAGAAATACTCCACCTTGTAACGGCAATTAGCCGTGAGTTGGTTTGTTTGCATGAACCGGACGGAACGTATATTTACGTAAGCCCCAATTCAGAAAAAATCATTGGTTACAAATCCGAAGAACTGATTGGAAAAAATCCCTACGACTATTTCCACCCAGATGAAAGAAGACTGATCCAGGAAAGGTCACACCAACCCATCCTTCGCGGTGAAGAAAACATACACAGTACTTTTCGTTTTTTACACAAAGATGGAAATTATATTTGGCTACAATCTGACAATCGTTTGACGATTCATCCCACAACAGGGGCAAAATACATTCACACATCGTCTCGAGATATCTCTGAAAAAATTGATACAGAGGCAAATTTAGCAACAGCTGAACGTAGGTTCAATACTATGTTTCATAACTCTCCCATTGGACTTGTACTTACGGGAAAAAATGGTTATATCGATGAGGCAAATTTAGCTTTTGCAGATTTTTTAGGTTATCAAATTTATGAAATCATTGGAAAACATTTTTCCGATATCAGTTCACTCGATGAACTCGAAGAAAACTTAAAATTTCGAGACGAAGTACAAAAAGGAATCATAGACAATTATTCCATCGAAAAACAATACATTCACAAATCGGGAAATAAAGTTTGGGCTTTTATCACTGTCACCGTTCTCAGAGATGACAAAGGCCATCCCATTCACTACTTAGCACAAATCATAGACATTGACCAAAGGAAAAAAAACGAAGTGGTCCTTCAAAAAAGGATTGGAGATCTACAGTCAAAATCCAATTCCCTTTTCATCCAAAACAAACAACACGAGTCCTATGACCAAATCATCTTTCATGAATTACAAAAATCATTAAACCAACTCAATCATCTTTTGGATTCAATCAAAACTTCAAACCAGTTTCCTGAGACAAAAGGATGGGAAGCAGATTTACTATATGCTGTCCAAAATCTGGAATCGCTCATTGCCGAAAACAAATCGATTCTACAAATGAAAAGTCCAGATTCTTACCAATGCGAACTCGTAGATATCTCCCAAACTTTGAAAAATGCCCTGGAACAAATGGAAGGAAGATGGAAAAACGAAGCAATAAAAGTCCAAACCGAATTCTCAAAAGCACCAACCGCGTATCTTTCGAAAGATTTTTTAGAAATGGTTTTTTTACAATTATTCGACAATTCGGACCGATTTACCCACCCAGGCAGAACCCAAAATATCTCCATAGAATCCTTTTCCGATGGTTCCCAGACTGCCATTTCCTATTCCGACAACGGAACGGGGGTCGATTTAGACCAGTACAATGACCAATTTTTTAATTTAAATGAGACTTTTCGTCGTCAGATGGATGGTAGAGGTCTGGGGTTATTTTTGATTCAAAGTAAAATCGAATCGGTGGGAGGAAAGGTTGAGATGCAATCCATATCAGGCGAAGGCATTACCTTTCGTATGTACTTTCCCAATAGGAGTCTAGGCATATGA